A single Marinobacter sp. es.042 DNA region contains:
- the mlaD gene encoding outer membrane lipid asymmetry maintenance protein MlaD, which translates to MAQRTTEIVVGLFMIAGCAALLFLALQVSGLSPKSAESTYTIYANFNDTGGLTPRGRISMAGVTVGTIESISLNTETFQARVEMSIHSDVDNIPSDSSAVIRTSGLLGEQYIDISIGAEMDSLKEGDTFYSTQSAMNLERLISNFASGR; encoded by the coding sequence ATGGCACAGAGAACCACTGAAATCGTAGTTGGCCTGTTCATGATCGCAGGCTGCGCAGCGCTGCTTTTCCTGGCGCTGCAGGTTAGCGGGCTGTCGCCGAAGTCGGCTGAGAGCACCTATACCATTTACGCCAATTTCAACGATACGGGCGGGCTCACGCCCCGCGGTCGGATCTCAATGGCCGGGGTAACGGTTGGCACCATCGAATCCATCAGCCTGAACACGGAAACCTTCCAGGCGCGGGTGGAGATGTCGATTCATTCGGATGTGGACAATATCCCGTCAGACAGTTCCGCAGTTATACGTACATCCGGCCTGCTCGGCGAGCAGTACATTGATATATCGATTGGCGCGGAGATGGATTCGCTGAAAGAGGGCGATACCTTCTATTCGACACAGTCGGCCATGAACCTGGAGCGGCTGATTAGCAACTTTGCCTCGGGCCGTTGA
- the hisG gene encoding ATP phosphoribosyltransferase, with translation MTDSITIALSKGRILEETLPLLAEAGIELIDDVKKSRKLVFPTTDPNVRILIIRATDVPTYVQYGGADLGVTGKDVLMEHGGEGLYEPLDLNISRCRLMTAGPKDQTPPSGRIKVATKFVNLARRYYSAQGRQADIIKLYGAMELAPILGLADEIVDIVDTGNTLKANGLEARELIEHISSRLVVNRASMKMKHERINPIIEKMSAAVEKRRL, from the coding sequence ATGACAGATTCCATAACCATCGCCTTGTCGAAGGGACGAATCCTGGAAGAAACCCTGCCGCTGCTGGCGGAAGCAGGAATCGAACTGATCGACGACGTCAAAAAGTCGCGCAAACTGGTGTTCCCGACAACGGACCCCAATGTTCGGATTCTGATTATCCGGGCCACAGACGTGCCGACTTATGTTCAGTACGGCGGGGCGGACCTTGGTGTGACCGGCAAGGACGTGCTGATGGAGCATGGTGGGGAAGGGCTGTATGAGCCACTGGATCTGAACATTTCCCGGTGTCGCCTTATGACCGCCGGCCCAAAAGATCAGACTCCGCCATCCGGTCGTATCAAGGTGGCAACAAAATTCGTGAACCTGGCCCGCCGATATTACTCGGCTCAGGGCCGTCAGGCAGACATCATCAAATTATACGGCGCCATGGAGCTGGCTCCGATTCTCGGGCTGGCCGACGAGATCGTCGACATTGTCGACACCGGCAACACGCTGAAGGCGAACGGCCTCGAAGCCCGGGAACTGATTGAGCACATCAGCAGCCGGCTGGTTGTCAATCGTGCCTCCATGAAGATGAAACACGAGCGTATTAACCCCATAATTGAGAAAATGTCGGCAGCTGTTGAGAAACGCCGGCTCTGA
- a CDS encoding Nif3-like dinuclear metal center hexameric protein — protein MANRNDILKKIGEWLQPENFQDYCPNGLQVEGTSEINTVISGVTASKALIEAAIEANADMILVHHGYFWKGEDQRIQGMKRERLKQLLDNDINLVAYHLPLDDHPEYGNNRQLADVLNIKNPRPLGGLVWEGELQEAMSPDEFSLHIARQLHREPLWVGDGPAAIKRVGWCTGAAQGFINTALDAGLDAYISGEISEPTTHTARECGIHYYAAGHHATERYGVQALGKALVKEFGVTHKFIDCDNPV, from the coding sequence ATGGCGAATCGAAACGACATCCTTAAGAAAATCGGCGAATGGCTGCAGCCAGAGAATTTCCAGGATTACTGTCCGAATGGCCTGCAGGTTGAAGGCACGTCCGAAATTAATACTGTCATTTCTGGCGTAACTGCCTCAAAAGCGCTCATCGAAGCCGCCATTGAAGCAAACGCAGATATGATCCTGGTCCACCATGGTTACTTCTGGAAAGGTGAGGACCAACGAATCCAGGGCATGAAGCGTGAGCGCTTGAAACAGCTTCTCGACAACGACATCAATCTTGTCGCCTACCACCTCCCGTTGGATGACCATCCCGAATACGGCAACAACCGTCAGCTGGCGGATGTTCTCAATATCAAGAATCCGCGCCCGCTCGGCGGTCTGGTCTGGGAAGGCGAGCTTCAGGAGGCAATGTCTCCAGATGAATTCAGTCTTCACATCGCCAGACAGCTTCATCGCGAGCCGCTCTGGGTTGGCGACGGCCCGGCTGCGATCAAGCGGGTAGGGTGGTGTACCGGTGCTGCACAGGGGTTTATTAACACTGCTCTGGACGCTGGCCTCGATGCCTACATCAGCGGTGAAATCTCCGAGCCGACCACGCATACAGCAAGGGAGTGCGGCATTCATTACTACGCTGCCGGGCATCACGCTACTGAGCGGTACGGCGTTCAGGCTCTCGGAAAAGCGCTAGTGAAGGAGTTTGGGGTAACCCACAAGTTTATTGACTGTGACAACCCGGTTTAA
- a CDS encoding BolA family protein gives MDAAQVTELVKEALPGCEVQVQVDGTHYLVVVVGDVFEGLPTIKRQQLINKALFQQIMDGSIHALHPKAFTPAEWAERQG, from the coding sequence ATGGATGCCGCCCAAGTCACCGAGCTGGTCAAAGAAGCGTTGCCCGGCTGTGAAGTTCAGGTACAGGTTGATGGTACCCATTACCTGGTCGTCGTGGTGGGTGACGTATTCGAAGGCCTGCCGACTATCAAGCGCCAGCAGTTGATCAACAAGGCGCTGTTCCAGCAGATCATGGATGGCTCGATTCACGCCCTTCATCCAAAAGCATTTACTCCGGCCGAATGGGCTGAGCGCCAGGGCTGA
- a CDS encoding YhcB family protein, with the protein MTNLILAAIAALVVGIVIGVFVGRSGQGTSLRQRRAEQQIEELRSEYTRYQAQVNEHFMESAHLLRRFNDAYRDVNQHMARGANRLCNDEDWMEELAQETSKKRLEEVREDASEPPRDYAPKTDPKDSGTLAEDFGLKKGDKAQQA; encoded by the coding sequence ATGACAAACCTGATTCTGGCAGCGATTGCCGCATTGGTTGTTGGCATTGTCATCGGGGTATTTGTTGGCCGTTCCGGGCAGGGAACGTCGCTTCGGCAGCGCCGGGCGGAACAGCAGATTGAGGAACTGAGAAGCGAATATACCCGCTACCAGGCCCAGGTGAACGAGCATTTCATGGAGTCGGCCCATTTGCTGCGCCGCTTCAACGATGCCTACCGCGATGTGAACCAGCATATGGCACGCGGAGCCAACCGTCTTTGCAATGACGAAGACTGGATGGAGGAGTTGGCGCAGGAGACTTCGAAGAAGCGCCTGGAGGAGGTTCGCGAGGACGCTTCCGAGCCGCCACGGGACTATGCGCCCAAGACTGATCCCAAGGATTCAGGCACGCTTGCTGAGGACTTTGGGCTCAAGAAGGGTGATAAGGCTCAGCAGGCCTGA
- the murA gene encoding UDP-N-acetylglucosamine 1-carboxyvinyltransferase, giving the protein MDKLLIRGRKPLDGEIRISGAKNAALPILAATLLADEPVTVGNLPHLHDVTTMIELLGRMGVEVIIDEKMSVEIHANTIKHFHAPYELVKTMRASILVLGPLVAHFGEAEVSLPGGCAIGSRPVNLHIHGLEMMGADIKVENGYIKAKTNGRLKGAHIFLDTVTVTGTENLMMAAALADGKTILENAAREPEVVDLAECLIAMGADIKGHGTATIEINGVERLHGCHYNVLPDRVETGTYLVAAAATGGRVKLKDTREDLLEAVVLKLEEAGAHINTGPDWIELDMKGNRPKAVSLRTAPYPAFPTDMQAQFAAMNAVAEGTGTIVETVFENRFMHLQELIRMGADITLEGNAAIIKGVDHLTGAPVMATDLRASASLVIAGLMADGDTIVDRIYHIDRGYECIEEKLQLLGATIRRLPA; this is encoded by the coding sequence GTGGATAAACTTCTGATCAGAGGTCGCAAGCCTCTGGATGGTGAAATCCGGATTTCCGGTGCCAAGAACGCCGCACTGCCGATCCTGGCAGCAACTCTGCTGGCGGATGAGCCGGTAACCGTCGGCAATCTACCGCACCTGCACGACGTAACCACCATGATCGAGCTTCTGGGTCGCATGGGTGTTGAAGTGATCATTGATGAGAAAATGAGCGTGGAAATCCATGCCAACACCATCAAACACTTCCATGCCCCTTACGAGCTGGTGAAAACCATGCGGGCCTCCATTCTGGTGCTGGGTCCTCTGGTCGCTCACTTCGGCGAAGCAGAAGTATCCCTGCCCGGCGGTTGTGCGATCGGTAGTCGCCCGGTGAACCTGCACATCCATGGCCTGGAAATGATGGGCGCGGACATCAAGGTCGAGAATGGCTACATCAAGGCGAAGACCAACGGTCGTCTGAAAGGCGCGCACATCTTCCTGGATACGGTCACCGTAACCGGTACCGAGAATCTTATGATGGCGGCTGCCCTGGCCGACGGAAAAACCATCCTGGAAAACGCGGCCCGCGAGCCGGAGGTTGTTGACCTCGCCGAGTGTCTGATCGCCATGGGCGCAGACATCAAAGGTCACGGTACCGCCACGATCGAAATCAACGGTGTTGAGCGCCTGCACGGTTGCCATTACAACGTACTGCCAGACCGGGTTGAGACCGGGACGTACCTGGTGGCTGCGGCGGCCACCGGGGGCCGGGTCAAGCTCAAGGATACCCGTGAAGACCTGCTCGAAGCCGTTGTGCTCAAGCTTGAAGAGGCCGGCGCCCACATCAACACCGGCCCGGACTGGATTGAACTGGACATGAAAGGCAATCGCCCGAAAGCGGTTAGCCTGCGTACAGCGCCATATCCGGCCTTCCCGACCGACATGCAGGCTCAGTTCGCTGCAATGAACGCCGTGGCCGAGGGCACCGGTACCATTGTGGAAACCGTGTTCGAGAACCGGTTCATGCACCTTCAGGAACTGATCCGCATGGGAGCGGATATCACGCTTGAGGGCAACGCCGCGATCATCAAGGGCGTGGACCACCTCACCGGTGCGCCGGTTATGGCCACGGACCTCAGGGCCTCGGCAAGCCTTGTCATTGCCGGCCTCATGGCCGACGGCGATACCATCGTAGACCGCATCTATCACATAGACCGCGGGTACGAATGTATTGAAGAGAAACTGCAGTTGCTGGGTGCCACCATCCGCCGCCTGCCAGCGTGA
- the mlaE gene encoding lipid asymmetry maintenance ABC transporter permease subunit MlaE, with protein MIDRIAAFGRLGLDIVSSFGRSGRFLAGVLGGVPRPATGFPLLLKQLYAVGVLSLVIIVVSGLFIGMVLGLQGYTILSDYGSEAAIGQMIALTLVRELGPVVTALLFAGRAGSALTAEIGLMKATEQLSSMEMMGVDPLRRVIAPRLWAGFIAMPVLAVIFSVVGIWGGMLVGVDWLGVFEGSFWGNMQSSVDFVDDVLNGVIKSVVFGFVCAWIAVFQGYDCVPTSAGISSATTKTVVYSSLAVLGLDFVLTAVMFGDF; from the coding sequence TTGATAGACAGAATAGCGGCATTCGGGCGCCTCGGGCTGGATATCGTCTCGTCATTCGGCCGTTCCGGTCGCTTTCTGGCGGGTGTTTTGGGCGGTGTTCCCCGGCCGGCAACCGGCTTCCCGCTTCTGCTGAAGCAGCTTTACGCCGTTGGCGTGCTTTCTCTGGTCATTATTGTGGTGTCGGGCCTGTTTATCGGCATGGTGCTGGGGCTTCAGGGGTACACTATTCTTAGCGACTACGGCTCGGAAGCGGCAATCGGCCAGATGATTGCGCTTACCCTGGTACGTGAGCTTGGTCCGGTTGTGACCGCATTGCTGTTTGCGGGCCGCGCGGGTTCGGCTCTGACGGCAGAGATTGGCTTGATGAAAGCAACTGAGCAGCTGTCCAGTATGGAAATGATGGGTGTGGACCCGCTGCGACGTGTCATTGCGCCTCGCCTCTGGGCCGGGTTTATTGCCATGCCGGTACTGGCGGTGATTTTCTCGGTAGTCGGCATCTGGGGCGGTATGCTAGTGGGTGTGGACTGGCTGGGCGTATTCGAAGGCTCGTTCTGGGGCAACATGCAGTCGTCGGTGGATTTTGTGGATGATGTCCTGAACGGCGTCATCAAAAGCGTTGTTTTTGGCTTTGTCTGCGCCTGGATTGCGGTCTTCCAGGGCTATGATTGTGTGCCGACATCAGCAGGTATCAGTTCGGCGACCACCAAGACAGTGGTGTACTCATCGCTTGCGGTGCTGGGGCTGGATTTTGTGCTGACCGCTGTCATGTTTGGCGATTTCTGA
- a CDS encoding phospholipid-binding protein MlaC, producing the protein MFALRHHILIGLFMALALVAPTQASEAEELRKYVDANTQRLVDKLNEERGLYERDPEAFYKSMDEALTDFVDFRRIAARVMGRYARQTTPEQRDAFVVKFKRSLFDSYAQALVNAEEFEIQVKEATINPQSDDRASVQMEVISASGNRYPVTYSMYKAAEGKWLMENVIVEGVNIGLAFRDRFGQEMEENRGQIQAVIDGWSDAVESLNFDQEVDKS; encoded by the coding sequence ATGTTTGCACTGAGACACCACATTCTGATCGGCCTCTTCATGGCCCTGGCTCTGGTCGCGCCGACTCAGGCAAGTGAGGCCGAGGAGCTTCGCAAGTATGTGGACGCCAATACCCAGCGGCTGGTGGATAAGCTGAACGAAGAGCGCGGACTCTACGAGCGGGATCCAGAGGCTTTTTATAAAAGCATGGATGAGGCTCTAACCGATTTTGTGGACTTCCGCCGCATTGCTGCCAGGGTGATGGGTCGCTATGCTCGCCAGACAACGCCCGAGCAGCGGGATGCTTTTGTGGTCAAGTTCAAGCGCAGTCTTTTCGACAGTTATGCTCAGGCGCTGGTTAATGCCGAGGAATTCGAAATCCAGGTGAAGGAAGCAACCATTAACCCGCAGAGTGACGATCGAGCTTCTGTGCAGATGGAAGTGATTAGTGCCTCCGGTAATCGCTACCCGGTAACCTATTCGATGTACAAGGCAGCAGAAGGCAAGTGGCTGATGGAAAACGTCATTGTTGAGGGCGTCAACATAGGTCTGGCTTTCCGGGATCGATTTGGTCAGGAAATGGAAGAAAATCGCGGCCAGATCCAGGCGGTGATTGATGGTTGGAGCGACGCTGTTGAAAGTTTGAACTTCGATCAGGAAGTCGACAAATCATGA
- the zapE gene encoding cell division protein ZapE, giving the protein MTPWQRYQKDLERPDFQKDSAQEDAVKRLQSLYDKLVEAERDRTKPKAKLFRKLKKGKEEPVKGLYFWGGVGRGKTYLMDTFYESLPFDRKMRVHFHRFMQRVHSELKSLKGEKNPLELVSKKFADETRVICFDEFFVSDIGDAMILATLMDGLFSRGVTLVCTSNIVPDGLYKDGLQRARFLPAIELVKKHTDVVNVDGGVDYRLRRLEQAELFHSPLDEDADVSLRKSFDALAVEAGKHSKSMEINGRKIPAQAHADDVVWFDFKDVCDGPRSQNDYIEMARQFHAIIVSNVPVLGKEKDDQARRFINMIDEFYDRNVKVIISAAAPITELYTGGRLGFEFERTESRLLEMQSREYLEAPHKP; this is encoded by the coding sequence ATGACCCCTTGGCAACGTTACCAGAAGGATCTTGAACGCCCGGATTTCCAGAAGGACTCGGCCCAGGAAGATGCGGTCAAGCGCCTTCAGTCACTGTACGACAAACTTGTTGAAGCCGAAAGGGATCGCACTAAGCCCAAAGCCAAACTTTTCCGCAAGCTCAAAAAAGGCAAGGAAGAGCCGGTCAAGGGCCTGTATTTCTGGGGTGGGGTAGGTCGCGGCAAAACCTACCTCATGGACACCTTCTACGAGTCGCTGCCTTTTGATCGCAAGATGCGGGTTCACTTCCACCGTTTCATGCAGCGAGTCCACAGCGAACTCAAATCGCTCAAGGGCGAGAAAAACCCTTTGGAGCTGGTGTCCAAGAAGTTTGCCGATGAAACTCGCGTTATCTGTTTCGACGAGTTTTTCGTGTCCGACATTGGCGACGCAATGATCCTCGCCACACTAATGGACGGTTTATTCAGTCGCGGCGTAACCCTGGTGTGTACCTCCAACATCGTCCCGGATGGTCTCTACAAGGATGGTCTCCAACGCGCCCGGTTCCTGCCCGCTATTGAGCTCGTCAAAAAGCACACCGATGTGGTTAACGTTGATGGCGGCGTAGACTACCGGTTGCGGAGGCTCGAGCAGGCAGAGCTGTTCCATTCGCCTCTCGATGAAGATGCGGATGTCAGCCTGCGCAAAAGTTTCGATGCTTTGGCGGTTGAGGCCGGCAAACACAGCAAATCCATGGAGATCAACGGCCGTAAAATTCCGGCCCAGGCGCACGCAGACGACGTAGTCTGGTTCGACTTCAAAGACGTCTGCGACGGCCCCCGAAGCCAGAATGATTACATCGAGATGGCCAGGCAGTTCCACGCCATCATCGTCAGCAACGTGCCCGTCCTGGGAAAAGAAAAGGACGATCAGGCGCGCCGGTTCATTAACATGATTGACGAATTTTACGACCGCAACGTCAAAGTCATCATCTCGGCGGCGGCACCTATCACAGAGCTGTACACCGGCGGCCGCCTCGGCTTCGAATTCGAGCGCACTGAATCCCGACTGCTGGAAATGCAGTCCCGGGAATACCTCGAAGCACCGCATAAACCATAA
- the hisD gene encoding histidinol dehydrogenase, translated as MTAKITRLNASQSDFNDALAKLLAWDDSVDHQVNESVRHILHEVKTRGDQAVLEFTEKFDRLKVGSVAELEMDQSRLQQALDAIPQDQRVALEKAAERIRDYHERQNQKSWQYEDEDGTVLGQKVTPLDRAGLYVPGGKAAYPSSVLMNAIPAKVAGVSEVVMVVPTPDGVVNDMVLASAAIAGVDRVFTVGGAQAVGALAFGTETIPAVDKIVGPGNIFVATAKREVFGVVGIDMIAGPSEILVISDGKTDPDWIAMDLFSQAEHDEQAQSILISPDAEFLDAVEASINKLLPTMERADIIRTSMTDRAALIHVADLKQAAEVSNRIAPEHLELSVEDPEAMLDDIRHAGAIFMGRYTAEALGDYCAGPNHVLPTSGTARFSSPLGVYDFQKRSSIIGFSAAGADRMGRVASVLARGEGLTAHARSAEYRIKD; from the coding sequence ATGACCGCCAAGATCACCCGATTGAACGCTTCCCAAAGTGACTTTAATGATGCGTTGGCCAAACTTTTGGCCTGGGACGACAGCGTTGATCATCAGGTGAACGAGTCGGTGCGCCATATCCTGCATGAGGTGAAAACCCGGGGTGACCAGGCGGTTCTGGAATTTACCGAGAAATTCGATCGCCTGAAGGTTGGGTCCGTCGCCGAGTTGGAAATGGACCAAAGCCGCTTACAGCAAGCTCTGGACGCCATTCCCCAGGACCAGCGGGTTGCCCTTGAAAAAGCGGCTGAGCGAATTCGTGACTACCACGAACGCCAGAACCAGAAGTCCTGGCAGTATGAGGACGAAGACGGAACCGTGCTTGGCCAGAAGGTAACGCCATTGGACCGGGCGGGCTTGTACGTGCCCGGCGGCAAGGCTGCTTACCCGTCATCCGTGCTCATGAACGCTATTCCGGCAAAGGTAGCCGGCGTCAGTGAAGTGGTGATGGTCGTTCCAACGCCGGATGGTGTGGTGAACGACATGGTATTGGCCTCAGCAGCGATTGCCGGAGTCGACCGCGTATTCACCGTTGGTGGTGCCCAGGCCGTGGGCGCGCTGGCCTTTGGTACAGAAACCATCCCGGCCGTGGATAAAATCGTCGGCCCCGGCAATATTTTCGTTGCCACCGCCAAGCGTGAGGTGTTCGGTGTCGTCGGCATCGATATGATCGCTGGCCCCTCGGAAATTCTCGTGATCAGTGACGGAAAGACCGATCCCGACTGGATTGCCATGGACCTCTTCTCCCAGGCAGAACACGACGAACAGGCCCAGTCCATCCTGATCAGCCCGGATGCCGAATTCCTTGACGCTGTCGAAGCCAGTATCAACAAACTGCTTCCCACTATGGAACGTGCCGACATCATCCGCACCTCCATGACCGACCGCGCCGCATTGATCCACGTCGCCGACCTGAAACAAGCCGCCGAAGTGTCCAACCGCATAGCCCCGGAACACCTGGAGCTGTCGGTTGAAGACCCCGAGGCCATGCTCGATGACATTCGCCACGCCGGCGCCATCTTCATGGGCCGCTACACCGCCGAAGCCCTGGGTGACTATTGCGCCGGTCCGAACCACGTGCTGCCCACCAGCGGCACCGCACGGTTCTCCTCACCTCTGGGCGTCTACGACTTCCAGAAGCGGTCCTCCATCATCGGCTTCAGCGCTGCCGGTGCAGACCGCATGGGTCGGGTGGCGTCGGTTCTGGCCCGTGGCGAGGGCTTAACCGCTCACGCCCGGTCGGCGGAATATCGTATTAAAGATTAA
- the hisC gene encoding histidinol-phosphate transaminase, which yields MSKFWSPLVNDLVPYVPGEQPKMANLVKLNTNENPFGPSPKVIEAIQAELNDGLRLYPDPEGESLRETIAAYHKITPEQIFLGNGSDEVLAHIFFGLFQHGEPILFPDITYSFYPVYCGLYNIESQKVPLTESFEINPEDFKQPNGGVIFPNPNAPTGRYLGLQHVEEILAANPDRVVVVDEAYIDFGGESAITLVDKYPNLLVSQTLSKARSLAGLRVGFAVGHPDLIEALNRVKNSFNSYPLDRLALAGAKAAYEDEAWFRKCCDGVISERERVAAALEGLGFEVLPSKANFIFARHKEQPGEVLAKGLREQGIIVRHFNKPRISEFLRITIGTVEQNDALIAGLESL from the coding sequence ATGAGCAAATTCTGGAGCCCCCTGGTAAACGACCTGGTTCCATACGTCCCAGGCGAACAGCCAAAAATGGCCAACCTGGTGAAGCTGAACACCAACGAAAACCCCTTCGGCCCCTCACCAAAAGTCATCGAAGCCATCCAGGCCGAACTGAACGACGGCTTGCGCCTCTACCCGGATCCAGAAGGCGAAAGCCTGCGCGAGACCATTGCGGCTTACCACAAGATAACGCCGGAACAGATCTTCCTTGGCAACGGCTCCGACGAAGTCCTGGCACACATCTTCTTCGGTTTGTTCCAGCACGGCGAACCGATCCTGTTCCCGGACATCACCTACAGCTTCTATCCGGTTTACTGTGGCCTCTATAACATTGAGAGCCAAAAAGTCCCGCTGACAGAAAGCTTTGAAATCAACCCGGAGGACTTCAAGCAACCCAACGGCGGCGTGATTTTCCCGAATCCGAACGCGCCAACCGGTCGGTATCTCGGGTTGCAGCATGTCGAAGAGATCTTGGCGGCCAACCCGGACCGCGTCGTGGTGGTGGATGAGGCCTACATTGATTTCGGCGGCGAGTCGGCAATCACCCTGGTCGACAAATACCCGAACCTGCTGGTCTCCCAAACGCTCTCCAAGGCGCGTTCCCTGGCGGGATTGCGCGTAGGTTTTGCCGTTGGTCATCCGGACCTGATCGAGGCCCTGAATCGTGTGAAGAACAGCTTCAACAGCTACCCGCTGGACCGCCTGGCCCTGGCCGGTGCGAAAGCAGCCTACGAGGATGAGGCCTGGTTCCGGAAGTGCTGCGATGGCGTGATCTCCGAGCGGGAGCGCGTAGCGGCTGCTCTCGAGGGGCTGGGTTTTGAGGTGTTACCCTCGAAGGCAAACTTCATCTTTGCCCGTCACAAAGAGCAGCCGGGTGAGGTTTTGGCGAAAGGCCTTCGTGAGCAGGGCATTATCGTTCGGCACTTCAACAAGCCCCGAATCAGCGAGTTCCTGCGCATCACCATCGGCACTGTTGAGCAGAACGATGCTTTGATTGCTGGGCTCGAATCACTCTAG
- a CDS encoding ABC transporter ATP-binding protein encodes MDSPAYISLKDVVFSRSGRRIFDGVSLDIPRGKITAIMGPSGTGKTTLLRLIGGQLKPDSGSVVVDGHEVPKLKRKALYSLRERMGMLFQSGALFTDLNVFENVAFPLRVHTKLPEDMIRDIVLMKLEAVGLRGARQLMPSELSGGMTRRVALARSIALDPELIMYDEPFAGQDPIAMGVLVKLIRDLNSSMGLTSVLVSHDVPESLSICHYACIISDGKVIGEGTPEELRAHPSGKVQQFLQGQPDGPVPFHYPAEGAARDFGLSGGAS; translated from the coding sequence ATGGATTCACCGGCTTACATATCGCTCAAGGATGTCGTGTTCTCCCGTTCAGGGCGCCGTATCTTCGACGGTGTCAGTCTGGATATTCCCCGCGGCAAAATTACTGCCATTATGGGGCCCAGCGGAACCGGTAAAACCACGCTGCTGCGTCTTATCGGTGGTCAGCTCAAGCCAGATTCCGGCAGCGTCGTGGTGGACGGCCACGAGGTGCCAAAGCTCAAACGCAAGGCTCTTTACAGTCTTCGCGAACGGATGGGCATGCTTTTTCAGAGTGGGGCGCTGTTTACCGACCTGAATGTCTTCGAGAACGTTGCCTTTCCGCTCCGCGTGCATACAAAGTTGCCGGAAGACATGATCCGCGACATTGTTCTGATGAAGCTGGAAGCTGTTGGCCTGCGCGGCGCCCGCCAGCTGATGCCTTCGGAATTGTCCGGGGGGATGACCCGCCGGGTTGCACTGGCCCGTAGTATTGCCCTGGATCCCGAACTGATCATGTACGACGAACCCTTTGCCGGCCAAGATCCGATTGCCATGGGCGTGCTGGTCAAGCTGATACGGGATCTGAACAGTTCCATGGGACTTACCAGTGTGCTGGTCTCCCACGATGTACCCGAATCCCTGAGCATATGCCATTACGCCTGCATTATTTCTGATGGCAAGGTAATCGGTGAGGGCACACCGGAGGAGCTGCGAGCGCATCCTTCCGGGAAGGTTCAGCAATTCCTGCAGGGGCAGCCGGATGGCCCGGTGCCGTTCCATTATCCGGCCGAAGGCGCTGCCAGGGATTTCGGCCTATCGGGAGGTGCGTCTTGA
- a CDS encoding lipid asymmetry maintenance protein MlaB, producing the protein MTSGSPVVQLLDGVLVVTGEVDTETVVGLRKQGEKLIRLASADLVVDLDGLVTAHSAVLSMLLCWQRLAHQAGVALSFRGVSGRLASLAALSNLDDQLEGFGPEAVHPAH; encoded by the coding sequence ATGACCAGCGGCTCGCCTGTGGTTCAGCTCCTGGACGGCGTGCTCGTCGTTACCGGTGAAGTGGACACAGAAACCGTGGTCGGCTTGAGAAAGCAGGGTGAGAAGCTGATCCGTTTGGCTTCTGCTGATCTGGTTGTCGACCTCGATGGACTGGTGACGGCCCACAGTGCTGTTCTGTCCATGCTGCTCTGCTGGCAGCGTCTGGCGCATCAGGCGGGCGTTGCCCTTTCGTTTCGTGGCGTCAGCGGCCGTCTGGCCTCGCTGGCAGCCCTGAGCAATCTTGATGATCAGCTTGAGGGGTTTGGTCCGGAAGCCGTCCATCCCGCCCACTGA